From a single Silene latifolia isolate original U9 population chromosome 6, ASM4854445v1, whole genome shotgun sequence genomic region:
- the LOC141659022 gene encoding AT-hook motif nuclear-localized protein 18-like, translated as MDPVTHGHSLPPPFHLHQGLHQQFNPFQSPEQDNSPRNKRDRDDDTTSTTDNNNVNNNSNSNNNNNNSDGGSDPNQMNRRPRGRPAGSKNKPKPPIIITRDSANALRTHVMEVSDGCDVMESVSNFARLRQRGVCILSGTGTVANVTIRQPGSPTASGAPQVVTLHGRFEILSLSGSFLPPPAPPAATGLSIYLAGGQGQVVGGSVVGQLLASGPVVIMAASFSNAAYERLPLEDEPEGGVGGPNMSMPGGGVDQQSSLPPSAQQLLGGGDPSNGRGNLFGHGMAPPNLMNPVQLPPEGYWSTGRPPF; from the coding sequence ATGGATCCAGTAACACATGGACATTCGCTCCCGCCTCCGTTCCACCTCCACCAAGGGCTCCACCAGCAATTCAACCCGTTTCAGAGCCCGGAACAAGACAACTCGCCTCGAAACAAGCGCGACCGAGACGATGATACGACCAGCACCACCGACAACAACAAcgtcaacaacaacagcaacagcaataacaacaacaacaactcggATGGCGGGTCTGACCCGAACCAGATGAATAGGAGGCCACGTGGACGACCCGCCGGGTCGAAGAATAAGCCGAAGCCACCCATCATCATCACACGTGACAGCGCTAACGCGCTGAGGACTCACGTGATGGAGGTCTCCGACGGGTGTGACGTCATGGAGAGCGTGTCAAACTTCGCTAGGTTACGTCAGCGTGGGGTGTGTATCTTAAGTGGGACCGGCACAGTTGCTAACGTCACCATCCGCCAACCTGGCAGCCCGACTGCCAGCGGTGCTCCACAGGTGGTTACCTTACATGGGAGGTTTGAGATCCTGTCGCTGTCCGGGTCGTTTCTGCCTCCACCTGCCCCGCCCGCTGCAACCGGGTTGAGCATCTACTTAGCTGGCGGGCAGGGGCAGGTGGTCGGGGGCAGCGTTGTCGGACAGCTACTGGCCTCAGGGCCAGTAGTCATCATGGCCGCGTCCTTTAGTAACGCGGCCTATGAGAGACTTCCCTTGGAAGACGAGCCAGAGGGTGGAGTTGGTGGGCCCAATATGTCAATGCCAGGTGGCGGGGTTGACCAGCAGTCTTCTCTTCCACCCTCGGCTCAacaattgcttggtggcggcGACCCGTCAAATGGGAGGGGAAACTTGTTTGGACATGGAATGGCTCCTCCTAATTTAATGAACCCGGTTCAATTACCTCCTGAAGGGTATTGGTCGACGGGTCGACCTCCGTTTTAA
- the LOC141587319 gene encoding putative cyclic nucleotide-gated ion channel 8 — translation MSVYKSQVIGGQKEKFVRLNNMDSFSSATPSTTRFPFSIEGLKKSVYGAQTRTTSLHFGRVGSEGLRTFGKSLKSGVGRAVFPEDLRVSDKKVFDPQDRSLLFWNRLFVISCIVAVSIDPLFFYLPIVEKDDCLGLDYGLAATTTSMRTMIDAFYLIHMAFQFRTAFIAPSSRVFGRGELVIDTAQIAKRYLRRYFIIDFLAVLPLPQIVVLKYLVKAQGKALVETKKSLQELVFIQYIFRFARFYPLTNDLKKTAGVFAESAWLGAAYYLLWYLLSSHIAGALWYLFAVERIDTCWQQACKSQVGKCEEGFLYCGNSYDMNSYAAWRNISQDVLSKMCSLEDEQSTFNFGIYSQAISSKIVEAQKFSNKFCYCLWWGLQNLSTLGQGLQTSTYPGEVVFSICLAISGLILFALLIGNMQTYLQSLTIRLEEMRIKRRDSEQWMHHRLLPQELRERVRRYNQYKWLETRGVDEESLVQSLPKDLRRDIKRHLCLNLVRRVPLFANMDERLLDAICERLKPALYTEKTYIVREGDPVDEMLFIIRGHLESVTTDGGRSGFYNRGLLKEGDFCGEELLTWALDPKASGNLPLSTRTVKALTEVEAFALRAEELKFVATQFRRLHSKQVQHTFRFYSQQWRTWAACFIQAAWRRYIRRKVAELRRREEEEEEYDDDDDDDDEGDTSGEEVRLIKSRGGGGGNEGSSSLATTLYVSRFANNALRGIHRLRSSASSSNFALQKPPEPDFNVD, via the exons ATGTCGGTGTATAAGTCGCAAGTTATTGGTGGTCAGAAAGAGAAGTTTGTAAG GCTCAATAACATGGACTCATTCTCATCTGCAACCCCCAGTACGACTCGATTTCCTTTTAGCATTGAGGGACTGAAAAAATCTGTATATGGAGCCCAAACTAGGACCACGTCCCTTCATTTTGGAAGGGTAGGATCTGAAGGCCTTAGGACATTTGGTAAATCACTTAAATCAGGAGTTGGTCGAGCAGTCTTCCCTGAAGATCTTAGAGTTTCTGACAAGAAAGTATTTGATCCTCAAGATCGATCCCTTCTTTTTTGGAATAGACTCTTTGTCATATCTTGCATTGTTGCAGTGTCTATAGATCCCTTGTTCTTCTATCTTCCAATAGTTGAGAAGGATGATTGTCTTGGTTTGGACTATGGCTTAGCTGCTACTACGACTTCCATGCGTACAATGATTGATGCTTTCTACCTTATCCACATGGCTTTTCAATTCCGTACTGCATTTATTGCACCATCTTCTCGGGTTTTTGGGCGAGGTGAACTTGTAATTGATACCGCTCAAATAGCCAAGCGATACTTGCGGCGTTATTTCATTATAGACTTTCTCGCTGTTCTTCCTCTGCCACAG ATTGTCGTATTGAAGTATCTTGTTAAAGCACAAGGCAAAGCCTTAGTAGAAACAAAGAAGTCATTACAAGAACTCGTCTTCATTCAGTATATTTTTAGATTTGCCAGATTTTATCCCCTAACAAATGACCTGAAAAAGACTGCTGGTGTGTTCGCGGAAAGTGCTTGGCTTGGTGCTGCATACTACTTGCTATGGTACTTGCTCTCTAGTCAT ATTGCTGGGGCGTTGTGGTATTTGTTTGCTGTGGAGCGCATTGACACATGTTGGCAACAAGCTTGCAAAAGTCAAGTGGGTAAATGTGAAGAAGGTTTTCTGTATTGTGGCAACAGTTACGATATGAACTCTTATGCTGCATGGAGGAATATAAGCCAAGATGTTCTTTCTAAAATGTGTTCACTTGAGGATGAACAATCAACATTCAACTTTGGGATATACTCACAAGCAATATCATCTAAGATTGTTGAAGCACAAAAATTCAGTAATAAATTCTGCTACTGTTTATGGTGGGGACTACAAAATCTAAG TACTCTTGGGCAGGGACTACAGACCAGCACTTATCCTGGAGAGGTCGTATTTTCCATATGTCTTGCCATATCAGGGCTTATTCTCTTTGCTCTTCTGATCGGAAACATGCAG ACGTATCTTCAATCACTCACAATTCGACTGGAGGAGATGAGAATCAAGAGGCGTGACTCAGAACAGTGGATGCATCATCGTCTACTTCCTCAAGAACTTAGGGAACGTGTGAGGCGCTATAACCAGTATAAGTGGTTGGAAACTCGAGGAGTAGATGAGGAAAGCTTGGTTCAAAGTCTACCAAAAGACCTTAGGAGGGACATTAAACGCCATCTTTGTCTTAACTTGGTCAGAAGA GTTCCCTTGTTCGCAAACATGGACGAGCGTTTACTAGATGCAATATGTGAAAGACTAAAGCCAGCCTTGTACACGGAGAAAACCTATATAGTTCGGGAAGGAGACCCAGTAGATGAAATGCTCTTCATAATCAGGGGACACCTAGAGAGTGTGACCACAGACGGTGGTCGAAGTGGATTTTACAACCGGGGTTTGTTGAAGGAAGGAGACTTTTGTGGAGAGGAGCTCTTAACTTGGGCCCTAGACCCTAAAGCCAGTGGGAATCTACCCTTATCCACGCGAACAGTAAAAGCCCTAACCGAGGTAGAAGCCTTTGCTCTTAGGGCAGAGGAGTTGAAGTTTGTGGCCACTCAATTTAGAAGACTTCATAGCAAGCAAGTTCAACACACATTTCGATTTTACTCTCAACAATGGAGGACATGGGCAGCATGCTTTATTCAAGCTGCATGGCGGCGGTATATAAGACGTAAAGTGGCTGAGCTCAGGCGtagagaggaggaggaagaggagtatgatgatgatgacgacgatgatgatgaaGGGGATACATCAGGAGAAGAGGTGAGGTTGATTAAGtcgcgtggtggtggtggtggtaatgaGGGTAGTTCAAGCCTTGCTACCACCCTTTATGTCTCGAGGTTTGCGAACAACGCTCTTCGTGGTATCCATAGGCTTCGGAGTAGCGCCTCTAGCTCTAACTTTGCCTTGCAAAAGCCTCCTGAACCCGACTTCAATGTTGATTGA